A single region of the Neomonachus schauinslandi chromosome 3, ASM220157v2, whole genome shotgun sequence genome encodes:
- the NPPC gene encoding C-type natriuretic peptide, with translation MHLSQLLACALLLTLLSLRPSEAKPGAPPKVPRTPPGEELAEPQAAGGGQKKGDKTPGGGGANLKGDRSRLLRDLRVDTKSRAAWARLLHEHPNARKYKGGNKKGLSKGCFGLKLDRIGSMSGLGC, from the exons ATGcacctctcccagctgctggcctGCGCCCTGCTGCTCACGCTACTCTCGCTCCGGCCCTCCGAAGCCAAGCCCGGGGCGCCGCCGAAG GTCCCGCGAACTCCGCCGGGAGAGGAGCTGGCCGAGCCCCAGGCTGCGGGCGGCGGTCAGAAGAAGGGCGACAAAACTCCCGGGGGCGGCGGCGCCAACCTCAAGGGCGACCGGTCGCGACTGCTCCGCGACCTGCGCGTGGACACCAAGTCGCGGGCGGCGTGGGCCCGCCTTCTGCATGAGCACCCCAACGCGCGCAAATACAAAGGAGGCAACAAGAAGGGCTTGTCCAAGGGCTGCTTCGGCCTCAAGCTGGACCGGATCGGCTCCATGAGCGGCTTGGGATGTTAG